The following proteins come from a genomic window of Sorghum bicolor cultivar BTx623 chromosome 3, Sorghum_bicolor_NCBIv3, whole genome shotgun sequence:
- the LOC8082452 gene encoding 17.6 kDa class I heat shock protein 3, whose translation MASLKPKGPAANAGAAAAPEACGGVADIDPKLEWHDGANSYIIRLNLPGFRKEDFNVQVDSGGRLTVRGERPAGYVRFHKAFQLPQTANLDGVAGRFDGTVLSLTVPKQPASGTDMVKARLIEGKEEFAAAAARAEATTTTTWAEALGGRGQMVAAAVAGFALGAFVAHRLLSATNS comes from the exons ATGGCCAGCTTGAAGCCGAAGGGACCAGCAGCCAATGCCGGTGCGGCCGCGGCGCCAGAGGCCTGCGGCGGCGTTGCCGACATCGACCCCAAGCTGGAGTGGCACGACGGCGCCAACAGCTACATCATTCGCCTCAACCTCCCAG GGTTCAGGAAGGAGGACTTCAACGTTCAGGTGGACTCCGGCGGCCGGCTGACGGTCCGCGGCGAGCGTCCCGCCGGGTACGTGCGGTTCCACAAGGCGTTCCAGCTGCCCCAGACGGCGAACCTCGACGGCGTCGCcggccgcttcgacggcaccgTGCTGTCCCTCACCGTGCCCAAGCAGCCGGCCTCCGGGACTGACATGGTGAAGGCGAGGCTGATCGAGGGCAAGGAGGAGTTCGCGGCCGCGgcggctcgggcggaggcgacgacgacgacgacgtgggCAGAGGCCCTCGGCGGCAGGGGGCAGATGGTCGCCGCGGCCGTCGCCGGGTTCGCGCTCGGCGCGTTCGTCGCCCACAGGCTCTTGTCGGCCACGAATAGCTAA